In the genome of Triticum urartu cultivar G1812 chromosome 5, Tu2.1, whole genome shotgun sequence, one region contains:
- the LOC125556094 gene encoding uncharacterized protein LOC125556094, whose translation MEKSSGLGGVSSAPATARRQPTPSASATATARRPPTPSASATATATARRPPAPSAPAPARLPPSPPPRAWASSSTAAAGPFPADLKGETVRFRCRSQAYNAAVHAVREEVSYSTVHLKITEKTPRRRFSAGEPATLQAADGARWAGKVADPDGEGCALMLNSLYSWVFVDVPSGEPTGMETDSFFNVYPFYRQLRQILAVERSDWKVATCKDNNTTFKLKVGLIGFGSIGRQVAEALFEIKEADLIAICDSSTVAEMAIAWKSSKVSLSVTGESSLMFMKQTTEFGKNVGVLVSVLNPRQHEESPWGNILVNYVIDTLSLFSEDKHFVYSAHDRADPPCTDGRTDTDLPKQLPKSLPGTVYTMMYADERVPSGFNPSVKYLKVMVNSEAVKKSIVENLPEWKGVSANICFYAETNPTKRLCDPLTELLSSNEEQEADEENEPGDRLISVLTCCIRILKSVAIGGIFLMF comes from the exons ATGGAGAAATCCTCAGGACTCGGCGGCGTCTCCTCCGCCCCCGCCACCGCACGCCGGCAGCCGACCCCCTCCGcctccgccaccgccaccgcacGCCGGCCGCCGACCCCCTCCGcctccgccaccgccaccgccaccgcgcGCCGGCCGCCGGCCCCCTCCGCCCCCGCCCCCGCGCGCCTGCCTCCGTCCCCACCTCCGCGCGCCTGGGCGTCGTCCTCGACGGCCGCCGCGGGCCCCTTCCCCGCCGACTTGAAGGGCGAGACCGTCCGCTTTCGCTGCCGGTCGCAGGCCTACAACGCGGCCGTCCACGCGGTGCGCGAGGAGGTCAGCTACTCGACCGTGCATCTCAAAATCACTGAGAAGACCCCGAGGCGCCGCTTCTCGGCTGGTGAGCCCGCCACGCTGCAGGCCGCCGACGGCGCGCGCTGGGCCGGGAAGGTCGCCGATCCCGACGGCGAAGGTTGCGCTCTGATGCTCAACTCGCTGTACAGCTGGGTATTCGTTGATGTACCTTCAG GTGAGCCTACTGGCATGGAGACTGATTCTTTTTTCAATGTATATCCTTTCTACCGTCAGCTACGTCAAATTCTTGCTGTTGAAAGGAGCGACTGGAAG GTTGCGACCTGCAAGGACAATAACACCACATTCAAACTCAAAGTTGGACTTATTG GCTTTGGATCCATCGGAAGGCAAGTAGCCGAGGCTTTATTTGAGATAAAAGAGGCCGACCTGATAGCAATATGTGATAGCTCGACAGTTGCTGaaatg GCTATTGCTTGGAAGAGCAGTAAGGTCAGTTTAAGTGTCACTGGTGAAAGTTCACTCATGTTCATGAAGCAAACTACTGAATTTGGTAAAAATGTTGGCGTCCTGGTGTCAGTTCTCAACCCCAG GCAACACGAGGAATCCCCTTGGGGCAACATTCTTGTGAATTATGTTATTGACACACTTAGTCTCTTCTCCGAGGACAAGCACTTTGTGTATTCAGCACACGACCGGGCTGACCCACCCTGTACCGATGGCAGAACTGATACCGATTTGCCAAAGCAGCTGCCAAAGAGCCTACCTGGTACTGTCTACACAATGATGTATGCTGACGAGCGAGTTCCCAGTGGCTTCAACCCCTCAGTGAAATACTTGAAGGTTATGGTCAATTCTGAAGCTGTTAAGAAG TCTATTGTTGAAAATTTACCTGAATGGAAAGGTGTCTCCGCAAATATTTGCTTCTATGCTGAAACTAACCCAACAAAGAGGCTATGTGATCCGCTGACGGAGCTTCTTTCCAG CAACGAGGAGCAGGAGGCTGATGAAGAGAACGAACCAGGAGACAGGTTGATATCTGTATTGACCTGTTGCATTCGTATCCTGAAGTCTGTGGCGATCGGAGGCATCTTCTTAATGTTCTAG